One region of Pogona vitticeps strain Pit_001003342236 chromosome 1, PviZW2.1, whole genome shotgun sequence genomic DNA includes:
- the LOC110071627 gene encoding transmembrane protein 151B, with the protein MCRDSQWKCLLLSILMYGCLGAVAWCQIAQETKLSFDSSFKGKTMIYHDSPCSDGYIYIPLAFLAMLYVVYLVECWHCRAKSELQYKADVESVYDRIAKMKQATPCIWWKAISYHFVRRTRQVTRYRNGDAYTTTQVYHERVNTHVAEAEFDYSHCGFKDISKELMGLELFSATKLKFTKCFSFANTESENSYLTQRAHFFTEIEGLDDYMEIREGMKLKNVDFKELMMAYGDPDDLPWYISHYAFWVAALMMISWPLRVFIEYRTAYVHYHVEKLLGVEYRVPTVAEEPLFRYRIPRVSTQDSTELEWHICTNRQLIPSYSEAVLMDLANSSICNGYSICRSSEITRGCEHCHHASSTSSIFSRHAFHSCSGNSQLSLNTSRFSLCRIHGSHRTGLWRSHSSNITDRGCQDDQCCSHSSQLAINENPPTYHDARFFPVLIVHRPEGQEGRRFYLRRASCLETSL; encoded by the coding sequence ATGTGCCGAGACTCCCAATGGAAGTGCCTCCTCCTCTCCATTCTTATGTAtggctgcctgggggccgtagcTTGGTGCCAAATCGCACAAGAAACTAAGCTCAGCTTTGATAGTTCTTTCAAAGGCAAAACTATGATTTACCATGACAGCCCTTGCTCTGATGGATACATCTATATCCCGTTAGCATTTCTCGCTATGCTTTATGTGGTCTACTTGGTGGAGTGTTGGCATTGCCGTGCCAAAAGTGAACTTCAGTACAAGGCTGACGTTGAAAGTGTTTACGACCGGATCGCCAAAATGAAGCAGGCTACGCCATGTATATGGTGGAAGGCCATAAGCTACCACTTTGTCCGACGAACCAGACAGGTGACTCGATATCGCAATGGCGATGCTTATACAACTACCCAGGTCTACCATGAAAGAGTGAACACCCATGTGGCTGAAGCTGAGTTTGACTACTCTCACTGCGGATTCAAGGATATCTCTAAGGAGCTGATGGGCTTGGAATTGTTTTCAGCTACAAAACTAAAATTCACCAAATGTTTCAGTTTTGCTAACACAGAGTCTGAGAACTCTTACCTGACACAGAGGGCTCATTTCTTCACCGAGATTGAAGGGCTGGATGACTACATGGAGATCAGAGAAGGAATGAAACTCAAGAATGTAGACTTCAAAGAACTCATGATGGCATACGGGGACCCAGATGATCTCCCATGGTATATATCCCATTATGCTTTCTGGGTGGCTGCTTTGATGATGATCTCGTGGCCACTGAGAGTTTTCATAGAGTATCGGACTGCGTATGTACACTACCATGTAGAGAAACTTCTTGGGGTGGAGTACAGAGTGCCTACTGTAGCAGAGGAGCCTTTGTTCCGATATCGCATACCCAGGGTTAGCACTCAGGATAGCACAGAACTTGAGTGGCACATCTGCACCAATCGCCAGTTGATTCCCAGCTACTCAGAGGCTGTGCTCATGGACCTGGCAAATTCTTCTATATGCAACGGTTACTCTATATGCAGATCCAGTGAGATCACTCGTGGCTGTGAGCATTGCCACCATGCCTCTAGTACCTCTTCGATCTTCTCTCGCCATGCCTTCCACAGCTGCAGTGGAAATTCGCAGCTCTCCCTTAATACCAGTCGCTTCTCCCTGTGTCGAATTCATGGCTCTCACAGGACAGGCCTCTGGAGGAGTCACAGCAGCAACATCACTGACCGCGGCTGCCAGGATGACCAGTGCTGTTCTCATTCTAGCCAACTGGCCATCAATGAAAATCCGCCTACTTATCACGATGCTCGTTTTTTCCCTGTGCTAATTGTGCATCGGCCAgaagggcaggaaggaaggcgCTTCTATTTGCGCCGTGCATCCTGCCTGGAAACCTCCTTATGA
- the LOC144588442 gene encoding transmembrane protein 151B-like: MCRDSQWKCLLLSILMYGCLGAVAWCQITQVTKLSFDSSFKGKTMIYHDSPCSDGYIYIPLAFLAMLYVVYLVECWHCRAKSELQYKADVESVYDRIAKMKQATPCIWWKAISYHFVRRTRQVTRYRNGDAYTTTQVYHERVNTHVAEAEFDYSHCGFKDISKELMGLELFSATKLKFTKCFSFANTESENSYLTQRAHFFTEIEGLDDYMEIREGMKLKNVDFKELMMAYGDPDHLPWYISHYAFWVAALMMISWPLRVFIEYRTAYVHYHVEKLLGVEYRVPTVAEEPLFRYRIPRVSTQDSTELEWHICTNRQLIPSYSEAVLMDLANSSICNGYSICRSSEITRGCEHCHHASSTSSIFSRHAFHSCSGNSQLSLNTSRFSLCRIHGSHRTGLWRSHSSNITDRGCQDDQCCSHSSQLAINENPPTYHDARFFPVLIVHRPEGQEGRRFYLRRASCLETSL; this comes from the coding sequence ATGTGCCGAGACTCCCAATGGAAGTGCCTCCTCCTCTCCATTCTTATGTAtggctgcctgggggccgtagcTTGGTGCCAAATCACACAAGTAACTAAGCTCAGCTTTGATAGTTCTTTCAAAGGCAAAACTATGATTTACCATGACAGCCCTTGCTCTGATGGATACATCTATATCCCGTTAGCATTTCTCGCTATGCTTTATGTGGTCTACTTGGTGGAGTGTTGGCATTGCCGTGCCAAAAGTGAACTTCAGTACAAGGCTGACGTTGAAAGTGTTTACGACCGGATCGCCAAAATGAAGCAGGCTACGCCATGTATATGGTGGAAGGCCATAAGCTACCACTTTGTCCGACGAACCAGACAGGTGACTCGATATCGCAATGGCGATGCTTATACAACTACCCAGGTCTACCATGAAAGAGTGAACACCCATGTGGCTGAAGCTGAGTTTGACTACTCTCACTGCGGATTCAAGGATATCTCTAAGGAGCTGATGGGCTTGGAATTGTTTTCAGCTACAAAACTAAAATTCACCAAATGTTTCAGTTTTGCTAACACAGAGTCTGAGAACTCTTACCTGACACAGAGGGCTCATTTCTTCACCGAGATTGAAGGGCTGGATGACTACATGGAGATCAGAGAAGGAATGAAACTCAAGAATGTAGACTTCAAAGAACTCATGATGGCATACGGGGACCCAGATCATCTCCCATGGTATATATCCCATTATGCTTTTTGGGTGGCTGCTTTGATGATGATCTCGTGGCCACTGAGAGTTTTCATAGAGTATCGGACTGCGTATGTACACTACCATGTAGAGAAACTTCTTGGGGTGGAGTACAGAGTGCCTACTGTAGCAGAGGAGCCTTTGTTCCGATATCGCATACCCAGGGTTAGCACTCAGGATAGCACAGAACTTGAGTGGCACATCTGCACCAATCGCCAGTTGATTCCCAGCTACTCAGAGGCTGTGCTCATGGACCTGGCAAATTCTTCTATATGCAACGGTTACTCTATATGCAGATCCAGTGAGATCACTCGTGGCTGTGAGCATTGCCACCATGCCTCTAGTACCTCTTCGATCTTCTCTCGCCATGCCTTCCACAGCTGCAGTGGAAATTCGCAGCTCTCCCTTAATACCAGTCGCTTCTCCCTGTGTCGAATTCATGGCTCTCACAGGACAGGCCTCTGGAGGAGTCACAGCAGCAACATCACTGACCGCGGCTGCCAGGATGACCAGTGCTGTTCTCATTCTAGCCAACTGGCCATCAATGAAAATCCGCCTACTTATCACGATGCTCGTTTTTTCCCTGTGCTAATTGTGCATCGGCCAgaagggcaggaaggaaggcgCTTCTATTTGCGCCGTGCATCCTGCCTGGAAACCTCCTTATGA
- the LOC144587344 gene encoding uncharacterized protein LOC144587344, with product MVTLEGIIHLLKEGDWFVVVDLKDAYFHVTIHESHRKTHQENKESSPEVHITQDSFGKTSTTSVGTHGLNNGHSAPCEAQNAFSPVVATSLVQSGNRQSTQAPQGHPRTCGPTPVVVVSSALVDRQTLSPPATYHTSDNGRQPSGMGGTLFTTPGSCSVATPRSISTYQPSGDARSNKGVQSLSPSLTRQSCAGCDGQYHHDVLPEQARGHKVEVPSVSGSTLLGMVLPEAHIPSSHPCCHIRQSVGRRAQSPSFSISRMAAGPDGLQRPLSAMGSSTGGHVCHTTQQEVSTICFSGRQGKRLPRGCFYDTLGQRPHLPLPSSSTPAEGHSQTVADEGRGHPDCPLVAASTLVFHAVSNVSGQSSTTITSHLTHSERRECPSPGTGDTPLNSVEDFPALTEVIDKARKPATKLLYGYKWRNFLRFAKERGLQSSPVSLSSLLLYLRHLFDLGLSLSTLKVYTAAIVAFQPSGSESSRWFSHPTFKAFLKGLSNMRPPAKKPVPQWSLQTVLHCLTRHPFEPMASCDLKFLSFKTLFLVAITSARRASELAALRADPPYLQFFKDKVVLHPDVTFLPKVVSDFHVNQPLILPTLFPNAVTEVERMLHSLDVRRALAYYVTRSKDFRQTHRLFLCFYGPRKGSPASSSSLSRWLVSTISLAYELLQKPVPDGLKAHSTRAMATSTALLRGIDIQEICRSATWSNASTFVTHYKLDLRAKAETKFGRAVLTSLLQ from the exons ATGGTCACTCTGGAAGGCATCATTCACCTGCTAAAGgaaggagattggtttgtggtggtggatctgaaggatgcttactttcacGTGACGATCCACGAGTCCCACAGGAA AACGCATCAAGAAAATAAGGAGAGCAGTCCTGAAGTTCACATCACGCAGGACAGTTTCGGCAAAACTAGCACAACATCTGTTGGGACTCATGGCCTCAACAACGGCCACTCTGCCCCATGCGAGGCTCAAAATGCGTTCTCTCCAGTCGTGGCTACTAGCCTTGTTCAATCCGGCAATAGACAGTCAACACAAGCGCCTCAGGGTCACCCCAGAACTTGCGGCCCAACTCCAGTGGTGGTTGTTTCATCCGCACTTGTCGATCGGCAGACCCTTTCGCCCCCTGCAACTTACCATACAAGTGACAACGGACGCCAGCCCAGTGGGATGGGGGGCACATTGTTTACAACACCAGGTTCATGCTCTGTGGCCACCCCAAGAAGCATCTCTACATATCAACCATCTGGAGATGCTCGCAGTAATAAAGGCGTTCAgagcctttctccctctcttacaAGGCAAAGCTGTGCAGGTTGTGACGGACAATACCACCACGATGTATTAcctgaacaagcaagggggcacaagGTCGAAGTCCCTTCTGTTTCTGGCAGTAcacttctgggaatggtgctaccagagGCACATATTCCCAGTAGCCATCCATGTTGCCACATCAGACAATCAGTTggcagacgagctcagtcgccgtcCTTTTCAATCTCACGAATGGCAGCTGGACCAGACGGTCTTCAACGCCCTTTGTCAGCGATGGGGTCCTCCACTGGTGGACATGTTTGCCACACAACACAACAGGAAGTGTCCACAATATGCTTCTCGGGCCGGCAGGGGAAAAGACTCCCTAGGGGATGCTTTTATGATACCCTGGGACAGAGACCCCATCTACCTTTACCCTCCTCTTCCACTCCTGCAGAGGGTCATAGTCAGACTGTCGCAGACGAGGGCAGAGGCCATCCtgattgccccttggtggccgcgTCGACCTTGGTTTTCCACGCTGTTTCAAATGTCAGTGGACAGAGTAGCACTACCATCACTTCCCACCTTACTCACTCAGAGCGGAGGGAATGTCCTTCACCCGGAACCGGAGACACTCCACTTAACAGCGTGGAGGATTTTCCAGCGTTGACAGAGGTCATTGACAAGGCACGGAAACCTGCAACCAAGTTGCTTTATGGTTACAAGTGGAGGAACTTTCTTCGCTTTGCTAAGGAACGTGGCTTGCAGTCTTCCCCTGTTTCCTTATCATCTCTTCTGCTGTATCTGAGACATCTCTTTGATCTAGGTCTGTCTCTGTCAACACTAAAGGTTTATACGGCGGCTATTGTAGCGTTTCAACCGTCTGGTTCGGAGTCATCCCGGTGGTTCTCTCACCCAACCTTCAAGGCCTTCCTCAAAGGACTTTCCAATATGAGACCCCCGGCTAAGAAACCAGTGCCTCAGTGGTCTCTGCAGACTGTCTTGCATTGTTTGACCAGGCATCCTTTCGAGCCTATGGCTTCTTGTGACTTGAAGTTTTTATCCTTCAAGACTCTAtttttggtggccattacttCGGCCAGGAGGGCAAGCGAGTTAGCTGCCCTCCGCGCTGACCCCCCTTATTTGCAATTCTTTAAAGATAAGGTTGTTCTCCATCCAGACGTTACGTTTTTGCCCAAAGTCGTTTCAGATTTCCACGTTAACCAACCTTTGATTTTACCGACCCTTTTTCCTAACGCTGTTACAgaagttgagcgcatgctccattctttGGATGTTCGTAGGGCCCTGGCCTATTATGTTACCAGGTCTAAAGACTTCAGACAGACCCACagactgtttctttgcttttatggGCCCCGTAAAGGTTCTccagcttcctcctcttccctctccaggtggctagtctctactatttctctggcatatgaactgctgcagaaacctgtgccggacggtctcaaagcccattccaccagggccATGGCTACATCTACGGCCCTGCTAAGAGGAATCGACATCCAAGAGATTTGTCGGtctgctacttggtccaatgcttctacctttgttacccactacaagttggaccttcgggctaaagcagagaccaaatttggaagggctgttttgacttcactgcttcagtga